One window of the Cryptomeria japonica chromosome 7, Sugi_1.0, whole genome shotgun sequence genome contains the following:
- the LOC131063464 gene encoding reticulon-like protein B1: MAEHTEDAASLLDSVLETIHDKLPGHHSSSDSDSDDEKSKKKSEVSSAAASVTASVNRLFGRQKPVHSLFGGGKSADVILWRNKQVSASVLVGATAIWFLFECMGYHLLTLICHLLILSITVTFLWSKGSAFINKQSADIPKVAFSEEMFQNVASAFRFEINRLFAVLHDVASGKDLKKFVVVVAGLWILSLIGSCTSFLTLFYVAFLIAHTVPLLYEKYEDQIESFAEKAWEEIKKQYRIFDIKVLSKIPRGPLKEKKF; the protein is encoded by the exons ATGGCGGAACATACTGAGGACGCTGCATCTTTACTTGACAGCGTGCTGGAGACCATTCATGATAAGCTTCCAGGCCATCACTCATCATCAGATTCAGATTCTGATGATGAAAAATCAAAGAAGAAATCCGAGGTATCCTCAGCTGCAGCTTCAGTTACAGCTTCCGTAAATCGTCTCTTCGGTCGGCAAAAACCTGTGCATAGTCTCTTTGGTGGAGGCAAAT CTGCCGATGTTATACTATGGAGGAATAAACAAGTCTCTGCTAGTGTTCTGGTTGGAGCTACTGCAATTTGGTTTCTATTTGAATGTATGGGTTATCATTTGCTTACGCTTATTTGCCATCTGCTGATACTTAGCATCACGGTTACGTTCTTGTGGTCGAAAGGATCAGCTTTCATTAACAA GCAATCGGCAGACATTCCAAAGGTAGCATTCTCAGAGGAGATGTTTCAGAATGTGGCTTCAGCTTTTAGATTTGAAATCAATCGCTTATTTGCTGTGTTGCACGATGTTGCATCTGGCAAAGACCTGAAAAAATTTGTTGTG GTTGTTGCCGGTCTCTGGATACTCTCTTTGATTGGTAGCTGCACAAGCTTCTTGACTCTCTTTTACGTTG CTTTTTTGATAGCACATACAGTGCCTCTCCTGTATGAAAAATATGAGGACCAGATCGAATCCTTTGCAGAGAAGGCATGGGAAGAAATAAAGAAGCAATATAGGATATTTGATATTAAAGTTCTGAGCAAGATTCCAAGAGGGCCACTCAAGGAGAAGAAATTCTAG